One genomic segment of Ricinus communis isolate WT05 ecotype wild-type chromosome 5, ASM1957865v1, whole genome shotgun sequence includes these proteins:
- the LOC8266797 gene encoding negative regulator of systemic acquired resistance SNI1 isoform X2, whose product MSLISVFRECIYQIEVHYQLILWWLKSLDVTFSEREASGKSSGRPFDSLAFHTLIQDLAELVNETNLGKLELKSLGKMLLFQYLINVLEGDFIPRNNAYAETMNWTLVRESFLSILLSSRRINYKTIMKDSLSIICGLSQVSAEFVNNMESSDNCLEKPSQNGNAAVALALPEVGRSTCTAVRKLLIMIMELDVSKKKADAQGCTNRADGVRIPLVEIILDEITYDSDMLTQFLQIFNEPKWKMEIILLYFSKYIAKPSFRTRRSNSPAEDDGTLIGVLKCFSNVTSTKSITKKISKDVVQMLLAHAFQAHLSLLLPYQESGCISAPKDKEGSNSLVEICENVISAFSSLKKTYENMEILPIGKEALFTAATILSMKS is encoded by the exons ATGAGCTTGATAag CGTTTTCCGAGAGTGTATTTATCAGATAGAGGTGCATTATCAACTGATCTTGTGGTGGTTGAAGAG tttgGATGTTACTTTCAGTGAGCGAGAAGCTAGTGGAAAAAGCTCCGGTAGACCGTTTGATTCTTTG GCTTTCCATACGTTAATACAAGATCTTGCTGAACTAGTCAATGAAACCAACCTTggaaaattagaattaaag TCACTGGGAAAGATGTTGCTGTTTCAGTATCTTATCAATGTTCTTGAAGGGGATTTCATACCACGGAACAATGCTTATGCAG AAACCATGAATTGGACGCTCGTAAGAGAATCTTTCCTTAGCATCCTTCTG AGTTCAAGAAGAATAAACTATAAAACTATTATGAAGGATTCCTTGTCCATCATATGTGGGCTAAGTCAAGTTTCTGCTGAATTTGTTAATAATATGGAATCTTCTGATAATTGTTTGGAAAAACCATCTCAAAATGGCAATGCTGCTGTAGCTCTTGCTTTACCTGAGGTAGGCAGGAGTACTTGTACTGCTGTGCGAAAACTGCTAATAATG ATTATGGAGCTTGATGTGTCTAAGAAGAAAGCTGATGCGCAAGGTTGCACGAACAGAGCTGATGGTGTGAG AATACCTTTGGTAGAGATAATTCTAGATGAGATAACTTATGATAGTGACATGCTGACCCAATTCCTTCAG ATTTTTAATGAACCTAAATGGAAGATGGAAATCATTTTGCTGTATTTCTCAAAATACATTGCAAAG CCATCTTTTCGTACTCGGAGGTCAAATAGTCCAGCAGAGGATGATGGGACACTCATTGGAGTTCTGAAGTGCTTTTCAAATGTCACTAGCACAAAGagtattactaaaaaaatcaGCAAAGATGTAGTTCAGATGCTTCTCGCACATGCTTTTCAG GCtcatttgtcattattattacCTTACCAAGAATCTGGATGCATCTCTGCTCCCAAGGATAAAGAGGGTAGCAACTCTCTTGTGGAAATATGCGAGAATGTAATCTCCGCATTTAGTAGTTTGAAGAAAACATACGA GAACATGGAGATTTTGCCTATTGGAAAAGAAGCATTGTTTACCGCAGCAACTATTCTCTCAATGAAGTCATAG
- the LOC8266797 gene encoding negative regulator of systemic acquired resistance SNI1 isoform X1, with protein sequence METSSSSNRARGVIEANVLAIIETTDSKDSQDANDDRIAFLQAVRAATFDQVNEAPPTNKMREAVFQIFRIGKSLELIMESYTLLNELDKRFPRVYLSDRGALSTDLVVVEEAWSPFVFSLDVTFSEREASGKSSGRPFDSLAFHTLIQDLAELVNETNLGKLELKSLGKMLLFQYLINVLEGDFIPRNNAYAETMNWTLVRESFLSILLSSRRINYKTIMKDSLSIICGLSQVSAEFVNNMESSDNCLEKPSQNGNAAVALALPEVGRSTCTAVRKLLIMIMELDVSKKKADAQGCTNRADGVRIPLVEIILDEITYDSDMLTQFLQIFNEPKWKMEIILLYFSKYIAKPSFRTRRSNSPAEDDGTLIGVLKCFSNVTSTKSITKKISKDVVQMLLAHAFQAHLSLLLPYQESGCISAPKDKEGSNSLVEICENVISAFSSLKKTYENMEILPIGKEALFTAATILSMKS encoded by the exons atggaaaccagcagcagcagcaataGAGCAAGAGGAGTCATTGAAGCGAACGTTTTGGCTATCATCGAAACAACAGATTCCAAAGACTCTCAAGACGCAAACGATGACA GAATTGCTTTTCTCCAAGCCGTTCGCGCTGCTACTTTTGATCAAGTTAATGAGGCACCTCCAACCAA CAAAATGCGTGAGGCAGTCTTTCAAATATTTAGGATTGGGAAATCTCTGGAATTAATCATGGAAAGCTATACACTTCTAAATGAGCTTGATAag CGTTTTCCGAGAGTGTATTTATCAGATAGAGGTGCATTATCAACTGATCTTGTGGTGGTTGAAGAG GCTTGGTCcccttttgtttttagtttgGATGTTACTTTCAGTGAGCGAGAAGCTAGTGGAAAAAGCTCCGGTAGACCGTTTGATTCTTTG GCTTTCCATACGTTAATACAAGATCTTGCTGAACTAGTCAATGAAACCAACCTTggaaaattagaattaaag TCACTGGGAAAGATGTTGCTGTTTCAGTATCTTATCAATGTTCTTGAAGGGGATTTCATACCACGGAACAATGCTTATGCAG AAACCATGAATTGGACGCTCGTAAGAGAATCTTTCCTTAGCATCCTTCTG AGTTCAAGAAGAATAAACTATAAAACTATTATGAAGGATTCCTTGTCCATCATATGTGGGCTAAGTCAAGTTTCTGCTGAATTTGTTAATAATATGGAATCTTCTGATAATTGTTTGGAAAAACCATCTCAAAATGGCAATGCTGCTGTAGCTCTTGCTTTACCTGAGGTAGGCAGGAGTACTTGTACTGCTGTGCGAAAACTGCTAATAATG ATTATGGAGCTTGATGTGTCTAAGAAGAAAGCTGATGCGCAAGGTTGCACGAACAGAGCTGATGGTGTGAG AATACCTTTGGTAGAGATAATTCTAGATGAGATAACTTATGATAGTGACATGCTGACCCAATTCCTTCAG ATTTTTAATGAACCTAAATGGAAGATGGAAATCATTTTGCTGTATTTCTCAAAATACATTGCAAAG CCATCTTTTCGTACTCGGAGGTCAAATAGTCCAGCAGAGGATGATGGGACACTCATTGGAGTTCTGAAGTGCTTTTCAAATGTCACTAGCACAAAGagtattactaaaaaaatcaGCAAAGATGTAGTTCAGATGCTTCTCGCACATGCTTTTCAG GCtcatttgtcattattattacCTTACCAAGAATCTGGATGCATCTCTGCTCCCAAGGATAAAGAGGGTAGCAACTCTCTTGTGGAAATATGCGAGAATGTAATCTCCGCATTTAGTAGTTTGAAGAAAACATACGA GAACATGGAGATTTTGCCTATTGGAAAAGAAGCATTGTTTACCGCAGCAACTATTCTCTCAATGAAGTCATAG
- the LOC8259180 gene encoding GDSL esterase/lipase At5g45950 isoform X2 translates to MARMVAAAVMAMALLLMPFLSKAVDIHQIRQIAAEYNVTCVLVFGDSSVDPGNNNRLPTFMKGNFLPYGKDFFNGRPTGRFCNGRLATDFIAEAIGYTKAIPAFLDPHIKPVDLLHGVSFASAASGYDDLTANISNVLPVSKQLEYFRQYKIHVVRLVGEKKANEIINNAVFVMSMGTNDFLQNYYLDPTRSQQYTVEEYENYLVSLMEMHRLGARRLIVVGVPPLGCMPLVKTLKDEKGCVESYNQAASSFNTKIEQKLVTLRQTLGIKYAFVDCYGMILNAIHSPRKFGFVETGKGCCGTGTIEYGDSCRGMSTCPDASKYTFWDAVHPTQRMYQIIADEAINSLNAALLQ, encoded by the exons ATGGCAAGGATGGTGGCAGCAGCAGTGATGGCAATGGCCCTATTACTGATGCCATTTTTGTCAAAGGCAGTGGACATTCATCAAATAAGACAAATAGCAGCCGAATATAATGTAACATGCGTGTTAGTTTTTGGAGATTCCAGTGTTGATCCTGGTAATAACAACCGCCTTCCCACTTTCATGAAAGGCAATTTCCTCCCTTATGGTAAGGACTTCTTTAATGGCCGCCCGACCGGAAGATTTTGTAATGGAAGACTTGCTACTGACTTCATAG CTGAGGCAATTGGTTATACAAAAGCAATTCCAGCGTTTCTTGATCCTCACATAAAGCCAGTAGATTTGTTACATGGTGTTAGTTTCGCTTCTGCTGCTTCTGGTTACGATGACCTCACTGCCAATATCTCG AATGTTTTGCCTGTATCCAAGCAGCTGGAGTACTTCAGGCAATACAAGATCCATGTGGTTCGGTTGGTAGGCGAGAAGAAAGCAAATGAAATCATAAACAATGCAGTCTTTGTTATGAGCATGGGTACAAATGACTTTCTTCAAAATTATTACCTGGATCCAACCCGTTCGCAGCAATACACTGTAGAAGAATACGAAAATTACTTGGTTTCTCTCATG GAAATGCATAGACTGGGAGCCAGGAGATTGATTGTTGTTGGAGTCCCTCCTTTAGGATGCATGCCACTTGTGAAGACACTAAAGGATGAGAAAGGTTGTGTGGAAAGTTATAACCAAGCGGCATCCTCATTCAATACCAAGATAGAACAGAAGTTGGTTACTCTAAGGCAAACCTTAGGGATTAAATACGCATTTGTTGATTGCTATGGTATGATTCTAAATGCTATCCACAGCCCCAGAAAATTCGGTTTCGTGGAGACGGGGAAGGGCTGCTGCGGCACAGGAACAATAGAATATGGGGATTCATGCAGGGGAATGAGCACATGCCCTGATGCATCGAAGTATACATTTTGGGATGCTGTTCACCCAACTCAAAGAATGTACCAAATTATTGCTGATGAAGCTATCAATTCTCTTAACGCAGCACTCTTGCAATAA
- the LOC8259180 gene encoding GDSL esterase/lipase At5g45950 isoform X1, giving the protein MARMVAAAVMAMALLLMPFLSKAVDIHQIRQIAAEYNVTCVLVFGDSSVDPGNNNRLPTFMKGNFLPYGKDFFNGRPTGRFCNGRLATDFIAEAIGYTKAIPAFLDPHIKPVDLLHGVSFASAASGYDDLTANISNVLPVSKQLEYFRQYKIHVVRLVGEKKANEIINNAVFVMSMGTNDFLQNYYLDPTRSQQYTVEEYENYLVSLMVNDFKEMHRLGARRLIVVGVPPLGCMPLVKTLKDEKGCVESYNQAASSFNTKIEQKLVTLRQTLGIKYAFVDCYGMILNAIHSPRKFGFVETGKGCCGTGTIEYGDSCRGMSTCPDASKYTFWDAVHPTQRMYQIIADEAINSLNAALLQ; this is encoded by the exons ATGGCAAGGATGGTGGCAGCAGCAGTGATGGCAATGGCCCTATTACTGATGCCATTTTTGTCAAAGGCAGTGGACATTCATCAAATAAGACAAATAGCAGCCGAATATAATGTAACATGCGTGTTAGTTTTTGGAGATTCCAGTGTTGATCCTGGTAATAACAACCGCCTTCCCACTTTCATGAAAGGCAATTTCCTCCCTTATGGTAAGGACTTCTTTAATGGCCGCCCGACCGGAAGATTTTGTAATGGAAGACTTGCTACTGACTTCATAG CTGAGGCAATTGGTTATACAAAAGCAATTCCAGCGTTTCTTGATCCTCACATAAAGCCAGTAGATTTGTTACATGGTGTTAGTTTCGCTTCTGCTGCTTCTGGTTACGATGACCTCACTGCCAATATCTCG AATGTTTTGCCTGTATCCAAGCAGCTGGAGTACTTCAGGCAATACAAGATCCATGTGGTTCGGTTGGTAGGCGAGAAGAAAGCAAATGAAATCATAAACAATGCAGTCTTTGTTATGAGCATGGGTACAAATGACTTTCTTCAAAATTATTACCTGGATCCAACCCGTTCGCAGCAATACACTGTAGAAGAATACGAAAATTACTTGGTTTCTCTCATGGTAAATGACTTTAAG GAAATGCATAGACTGGGAGCCAGGAGATTGATTGTTGTTGGAGTCCCTCCTTTAGGATGCATGCCACTTGTGAAGACACTAAAGGATGAGAAAGGTTGTGTGGAAAGTTATAACCAAGCGGCATCCTCATTCAATACCAAGATAGAACAGAAGTTGGTTACTCTAAGGCAAACCTTAGGGATTAAATACGCATTTGTTGATTGCTATGGTATGATTCTAAATGCTATCCACAGCCCCAGAAAATTCGGTTTCGTGGAGACGGGGAAGGGCTGCTGCGGCACAGGAACAATAGAATATGGGGATTCATGCAGGGGAATGAGCACATGCCCTGATGCATCGAAGTATACATTTTGGGATGCTGTTCACCCAACTCAAAGAATGTACCAAATTATTGCTGATGAAGCTATCAATTCTCTTAACGCAGCACTCTTGCAATAA